CCAATCAGAATGGGAAAATTGAATTGTCCACTGTGGTTGCAAACAATATGTTAAAACTGGTTGTGAAGGATAATGGAATCGGTATCCCCAAAAATATTCAGGAGCAGATTTTTGATAAATTTACCCGTGCCAAAAGACAGGGCACTGCAGGTGAGCCGACCACAGGTTTAGGGATGTACCTTACCAAAAGAATTATAGAATTGCATGATGGTAGTATTGAAGTAGAAAGTGACGGAGAAAGTGGGACTTCTTTTTCAGTTTTTCTGCCGCTTTAATTACATGATGAAAAGATACATTTTAATCCTGCTCGCTACGATGATCTCTGCCCACTTTTGTGAGGCACAACAGCAGAACACTTTCAAATCCTGGAACCCTGCAAAAGATTCACTAAACGTCATACAGGGAAGGGGATGGTCTGAGGGGTTTAAAAGCGATTACGACCGTTTGCCGGCCGATGCAGAAAATAAGGTGAGGAAAGCGGTCTGGAATTTATCAGAAAATAGTGCTGGACTGAGTTTGCGATTCAGGACAAATGCAGAAAATATTGTGGTTAGATTCCGTGTTAAAGGTCCGGTTCAAATGCCCCATATGCCCGCTACTGGGGTAAGTGGTGTGGATTTATATACCAGAGACCTGAATGGAAAATGGCTTTGGTGTGCCGGGAAATTTGCCTTTGGGGACACGATCAGCTACCAGTTTAATCATATTTCAGGAAATGATCAGCACCTGAAAGACAGGGAGTATACGCTGTACCTTCCTTTATACAATAGCATCAGCTGGATGGAAATCGAGGTTCCGGGCGCAAGTGATTTCAAGGCATTACCGGTGTCCTCGGAAAAACCGGTGGTTGTTTACGGGACTTCTATTGCCCAGGGAGAATGCGCCTCCCGTCCCGGTATGGCCTGGGCTTCAATTTTGGGAAGGAAGCTGGACAGGGCCCTGGTTAACCTGGGATTTTCGGGAAATGGAATGCTGGAACCTGAAGTGTTGGATTATATCGGGCAGATTGATGCAAGGTTATATGTAATCGATTGTTTGCCAAATCTGACCAGAGTAAAAAGCGCTGATCTTAGAAAACGCATTGTAAATACGATCGGCACCCTTCAGCTTAAACGACCGGGAGTTCCGATCCTCTTAACGGAACATGATGGGTATTCGGAAGCAGAGGTACAACCAGTTAAGAAAAAAGAGTATGAAAGTGTAAATGCAATCATGAAAGCTACAGTAGATTCCTTGAAAAAAGCAGGTGTAAATGATATTTACCTGCTGTCAAAGGAAGAAATTGGACAGGATATAGAAAGCATGGTAGATGGTGTTCATCCCAATGATATCGGGATGATGAATTATGCGAATG
This region of Pedobacter steynii genomic DNA includes:
- a CDS encoding SGNH/GDSL hydrolase family protein; translation: MMKRYILILLATMISAHFCEAQQQNTFKSWNPAKDSLNVIQGRGWSEGFKSDYDRLPADAENKVRKAVWNLSENSAGLSLRFRTNAENIVVRFRVKGPVQMPHMPATGVSGVDLYTRDLNGKWLWCAGKFAFGDTISYQFNHISGNDQHLKDREYTLYLPLYNSISWMEIEVPGASDFKALPVSSEKPVVVYGTSIAQGECASRPGMAWASILGRKLDRALVNLGFSGNGMLEPEVLDYIGQIDARLYVIDCLPNLTRVKSADLRKRIVNTIGTLQLKRPGVPILLTEHDGYSEAEVQPVKKKEYESVNAIMKATVDSLKKAGVNDIYLLSKEEIGQDIESMVDGVHPNDIGMMNYANAYEKKIKSIFRESEGKNAIMIPVRQRRDASTYDWETRHQEVLSSIASKQPEVVFIGNSITHFWGGLPEAQVANGKKSWSRYFGSGHVVNMGFGWDRIENVLWRIYHGELDGFSPEQIVLMIGTNNLEINTDAELLAGLDFLLEAIHSRQPASRILCMGILPRRGMESRIARLNKRIATMLAKKRINYADAGTLFLNRNQRIEESLFSDGLHPNEDGYERLGKFISNRITVKK